From the genome of Desulfovibrio gilichinskyi, one region includes:
- a CDS encoding exodeoxyribonuclease VII small subunit, producing MKDNKNFEERLERLKAIVAGLEQGDLPLEEGVALFKEGQSLAKKCADQLQKAANEVKIVGDGLIKDFEAKVENEDMTDDN from the coding sequence ATGAAAGATAATAAAAATTTTGAAGAAAGACTGGAGCGTTTGAAAGCAATTGTCGCAGGTCTTGAACAGGGTGATCTCCCCCTTGAAGAGGGCGTTGCTCTTTTTAAAGAAGGACAGTCGCTTGCTAAAAAATGTGCGGATCAGCTCCAGAAAGCCGCGAATGAAGTTAAAATTGTTGGTGACGGGTTAATTAAAGATTTTGAAGCTAAAGTTGAAAATGAGGATATGACTGATGACAATTAA
- a CDS encoding polyprenyl synthetase family protein, with product MTIKEKLAVHAAEVEQYLAECLKGRGIPYGLLESMDYSLLAGGKRLRPVLALVWAQMLGAQKEAVMPFAASLELIHTYSLIHDDLPAMDNDDLRRGKPSNHKKFDEATAILAGDGLLTEAFGLMTQAKAPAEVVVEAISLAAYSAGACGMVGGQAVDMSYTGRDGVTLDELKVMHAMKTGALILAACKSGAILARGVGATDDDVRRAEEYGRLIGVAFQIVDDVLDVVGDEASLGKPVGSDEEQGKSTYPCLIGLEESKELARKYVDEAVELLSPYSGAEADLLSELAQYIVDRVY from the coding sequence ATGACAATTAAAGAAAAACTTGCAGTACATGCTGCAGAAGTTGAGCAATATCTCGCAGAGTGTCTTAAAGGTCGCGGCATACCTTATGGTCTGCTTGAATCAATGGATTACAGCCTTCTTGCAGGCGGTAAACGGCTTCGCCCTGTGCTGGCACTTGTGTGGGCGCAGATGCTTGGAGCGCAGAAAGAAGCGGTTATGCCTTTTGCCGCAAGCCTTGAGCTTATCCATACCTATTCTTTAATCCATGATGATCTACCTGCAATGGATAACGATGATTTAAGACGCGGCAAGCCTTCCAATCATAAAAAATTTGATGAAGCCACAGCAATTCTTGCCGGAGACGGACTGCTTACAGAAGCTTTCGGTCTTATGACACAGGCAAAAGCTCCGGCAGAAGTTGTAGTAGAAGCTATCAGCCTCGCGGCTTATTCTGCAGGAGCTTGCGGAATGGTCGGCGGTCAGGCTGTTGATATGAGCTATACAGGACGCGATGGCGTAACTCTTGACGAACTTAAAGTTATGCACGCAATGAAAACCGGGGCTTTGATTCTTGCCGCCTGCAAGTCAGGAGCTATTCTGGCCAGAGGAGTCGGCGCAACTGATGATGATGTCAGACGGGCAGAAGAGTATGGCCGTTTGATCGGCGTTGCATTCCAGATTGTAGATGATGTTCTTGATGTTGTGGGCGATGAAGCTTCCCTTGGAAAACCTGTAGGAAGTGACGAAGAACAGGGCAAATCGACTTACCCCTGTCTTATCGGACTTGAAGAAAGTAAAGAGCTTGCACGTAAATATGTGGATGAAGCAGTGGAACTTCTTTCCCCGTATTCCGGTGCAGAAGCTGATTTATTGTCAGAGCTTGCGCAATATATAGTTGATAGAGTTTATTAA
- the dxs gene encoding 1-deoxy-D-xylulose-5-phosphate synthase: MSSSEKSCKCGEYPLLKSIKNPVQVQSLGKEELVQLADELRQCIINTVSKSGGHLAPSLGVIELTIALFKCFDFDTDRIVWDVGHQAYAHKILTGRYEQFHTLRHKDGISGFPRMSESHYDHFGVGHSSTSISAVLGMAVANDLDGGGRNCVAVIGDGSMTAGQAFEGLNQAGGMKRKMVVVLNDNEMSISANVGALSSFLSRKLSHPVLTRFKRDFESLLKQIPKIGDDLAMYARRGEDSFKSFFTPGMLFEALDFTYLGPIDGHNTADLIEVFEQVKKLDTPVLVHVLTKKGKGYTPAEENPTHFHGVGSFEPETGMAAKFKGGLPSYTEIFGKTLCQLAAKDDKIMAITAAMPEGTGTDCFRETYPDRFVDVGICEQHAVTFAAGLATMGYKPAVAIYSTFFQRAYDQIVHDVCLQNLNVNFFLDRGGLVGADGATHHGVFDMSFMRHIPNLIYMAPKDEAELARMVATAFNFNGPAAVRYPRGVGIGAIMDKEPSLLEIGEGELLRDGFDGVIITLGSRVWPAVEAVEELDDEYGVSIAIFNTRFLKPLPEKQLLELASRFKRIVIVEENAKAGGFSSAVVEFFVDQDVLDGHHIKRLGIPDQFIEHGTQKELREEIGIDKNGMKNAMLELLDKK; the protein is encoded by the coding sequence ATGAGCAGTTCTGAAAAGTCATGTAAATGCGGGGAGTATCCCCTGCTTAAAAGTATAAAGAATCCTGTACAGGTTCAGTCTCTTGGAAAAGAAGAGCTGGTTCAGCTTGCTGACGAACTTAGACAGTGTATTATAAATACCGTTTCCAAGAGTGGCGGGCATCTTGCTCCTTCTCTTGGTGTAATTGAGTTAACCATCGCACTTTTTAAGTGTTTTGATTTTGATACTGATCGTATCGTCTGGGACGTCGGCCATCAGGCTTATGCTCATAAAATTTTGACCGGGCGTTATGAACAGTTTCATACGTTACGCCATAAAGACGGCATCAGCGGTTTTCCGCGCATGTCGGAAAGTCACTATGACCATTTCGGCGTAGGTCATTCAAGTACGTCTATTTCTGCCGTTCTAGGGATGGCTGTTGCTAATGACCTTGACGGCGGCGGCCGCAATTGTGTTGCTGTTATTGGTGACGGATCAATGACTGCCGGGCAGGCTTTCGAAGGTCTTAATCAGGCCGGAGGAATGAAGCGCAAGATGGTTGTCGTTTTAAACGATAATGAAATGTCTATTTCCGCTAATGTCGGAGCGTTATCTTCATTTTTAAGTCGTAAGTTGTCTCATCCTGTTTTGACCAGATTCAAAAGAGATTTTGAAAGTCTTTTGAAGCAGATACCTAAAATAGGTGATGACCTTGCTATGTACGCAAGGCGCGGCGAAGATTCGTTTAAAAGTTTCTTTACTCCGGGAATGCTTTTTGAGGCACTTGATTTTACCTACCTTGGACCGATTGACGGGCATAACACTGCTGATCTTATTGAAGTTTTCGAGCAGGTTAAAAAACTTGATACTCCAGTGCTGGTCCATGTCCTGACTAAGAAAGGCAAAGGGTACACACCGGCTGAAGAAAATCCGACACATTTTCACGGTGTCGGCAGTTTTGAGCCTGAAACAGGTATGGCCGCCAAATTTAAAGGCGGGCTGCCTTCATATACTGAAATTTTCGGTAAAACTCTCTGCCAGCTTGCAGCAAAAGATGACAAAATTATGGCCATCACCGCTGCGATGCCGGAAGGAACCGGAACCGATTGTTTCAGAGAAACTTATCCTGATAGATTTGTCGATGTAGGTATATGCGAACAGCATGCCGTAACTTTTGCCGCAGGACTTGCAACCATGGGGTATAAGCCGGCTGTTGCAATTTATTCGACATTCTTCCAGAGAGCGTACGATCAGATAGTACATGACGTTTGTCTGCAAAATTTGAATGTTAACTTTTTCTTAGATCGCGGAGGACTCGTCGGCGCTGACGGTGCAACGCATCACGGCGTATTTGATATGTCTTTTATGCGCCATATTCCAAACCTCATCTACATGGCTCCTAAAGATGAAGCTGAGCTTGCACGTATGGTTGCGACCGCTTTTAATTTTAACGGCCCCGCAGCGGTCCGTTACCCACGCGGAGTTGGAATCGGGGCAATAATGGACAAAGAACCTTCTTTGCTTGAAATAGGTGAAGGGGAGCTTCTTCGTGATGGATTTGACGGAGTAATCATTACTCTGGGGTCCAGAGTCTGGCCTGCCGTTGAAGCTGTCGAAGAGCTTGATGACGAGTATGGAGTCTCCATTGCTATTTTTAACACTCGCTTTTTAAAGCCGCTGCCTGAAAAACAGCTTCTGGAATTGGCTTCCCGCTTTAAACGGATAGTCATTGTTGAAGAAAATGCTAAAGCCGGTGGTTTCAGTTCAGCTGTTGTCGAGTTTTTTGTTGATCAAGACGTGCTTGACGGGCATCACATTAAACGTCTTGGTATTCCTGATCAATTTATTGAGCACGGAACACAGAAAGAACTCCGTGAAGAAATCGGTATTGATAAAAACGGAATGAAGAATGCGATGCTTGAACTACTTGATAAAAAATAG
- a CDS encoding long-chain-fatty-acid--CoA ligase — protein sequence MEPIRPWLDHYDPEVPKNLDFNYCPLFEYLDRTAEKWPKRKAIEFQNWSITYEKLKSYAEVMAANLRKNGIETGDRVALMLPNTPQMIISYWAILKAGGVVTMTNPLYMETEIVHQLNDSGAKFIITLDMLWPKLLKLRDKLPVQKYFITKISDALKFPLKHLYELRRLKDKNTPKIPYNDSSVLKWKNLIEGKETYSAPNIRPLEDTALLQYTGGTTGLSKGCKITHANLGANIQQFHAMLHKLGRQQEVVLGILPYFHIYGLTVCLNYSTSLGATMVPFPRYVPLDVLKAMHKLKPTLFPGAPSLYISLLQQKELAKFDIASIKYCISGSSPMPVEAIKQFDSVFGATIVEGFGLTEASPVTHLNPLDGKKKPGSIGVPVPGTDAAIVDMEVGSIPLAPGKMGELIVRGPQVMKGYYNKPDETAGAIRNGWLYTGDIAYMDEEGYFYIVDRKKDMIISSGYNIYPREVDEVLYEHPKIQEAVTVGLPHKTRGEVVKIYIVLKEGQSMDRTEIIAYCREKLAGYKVPRQVEFRKELPKTMVGKVLRRALREEEMNKNK from the coding sequence GTGGAACCTATTCGCCCATGGCTTGATCATTACGATCCGGAAGTACCCAAAAATCTGGATTTCAATTACTGCCCTCTTTTTGAATATCTGGATAGAACTGCTGAAAAATGGCCTAAGCGAAAAGCCATTGAATTTCAGAACTGGTCAATTACGTATGAAAAGCTGAAAAGCTATGCGGAAGTAATGGCGGCGAATCTGCGCAAAAACGGAATCGAAACAGGCGACAGAGTCGCTTTAATGCTTCCGAACACACCGCAGATGATTATTTCTTACTGGGCCATACTCAAAGCAGGCGGCGTTGTCACAATGACAAACCCGCTTTATATGGAAACTGAAATAGTCCATCAGTTAAATGATTCAGGTGCAAAATTTATCATTACTCTGGACATGCTTTGGCCCAAGCTGCTTAAACTGCGTGACAAACTTCCTGTCCAAAAATATTTTATCACCAAAATTTCAGACGCTCTAAAATTCCCACTCAAGCACTTATATGAGCTCAGAAGACTGAAAGATAAAAACACGCCTAAAATTCCATATAACGATTCTTCCGTCCTAAAATGGAAGAATCTGATTGAAGGCAAAGAAACATATTCAGCCCCGAATATACGCCCGCTTGAAGATACAGCCCTGCTCCAGTATACAGGAGGAACAACAGGACTTTCCAAGGGGTGCAAAATCACACATGCAAACCTCGGGGCCAATATTCAGCAGTTTCATGCTATGCTTCATAAACTGGGAAGACAGCAAGAGGTAGTACTTGGAATTCTCCCCTATTTTCATATATATGGCCTTACTGTCTGTCTCAATTATTCTACATCACTTGGAGCCACTATGGTTCCATTTCCCCGCTATGTGCCGCTTGATGTTCTTAAGGCAATGCATAAACTTAAGCCGACTCTTTTCCCCGGCGCACCGTCTTTATATATCTCTCTGCTCCAGCAAAAAGAATTAGCTAAATTTGATATTGCGTCGATTAAATATTGCATTTCAGGGTCCTCCCCTATGCCTGTTGAAGCGATTAAGCAGTTTGATTCCGTTTTCGGTGCAACCATTGTTGAAGGGTTCGGACTGACGGAAGCCTCCCCTGTAACGCATCTCAACCCGCTTGACGGAAAGAAAAAGCCGGGATCAATCGGTGTCCCTGTCCCTGGAACAGATGCCGCAATTGTAGATATGGAAGTGGGAAGCATTCCCTTGGCTCCTGGAAAAATGGGAGAACTGATTGTTCGCGGTCCTCAGGTCATGAAAGGGTACTACAACAAACCCGATGAAACTGCCGGAGCAATACGCAACGGCTGGCTTTACACCGGAGATATCGCTTATATGGATGAGGAAGGATATTTTTATATAGTGGACCGCAAAAAAGATATGATCATTTCCAGCGGTTACAATATTTACCCGCGTGAGGTGGATGAAGTATTATACGAACATCCTAAAATTCAGGAAGCTGTAACAGTAGGCTTACCGCACAAGACCCGTGGTGAAGTTGTTAAAATATATATTGTACTTAAAGAAGGGCAATCGATGGATCGCACAGAGATAATTGCCTATTGCCGTGAAAAACTTGCAGGATATAAAGTACCAAGACAGGTTGAATTCCGTAAAGAGCTGCCGAAAACAATGGTAGGTAAAGTACTTAGACGTGCTTTACGTGAAGAGGAAATGAATAAAAATAAATAG
- a CDS encoding chemotaxis protein, whose amino-acid sequence MSGKDILLDTGTNEFEIIEFYIDEAKADVNDKDYFGINVAKVLEVVEAPKGLEAAEGAPHPSYLGTMSLRDIILPVIDLSVWLGIERKESEFQLIIVTEINSVITGFLVSGVTQIHRIGWTDLKTPSKYIADMGSNCITGTIDLNDRFVLMIDLEKILGELDPSMAENLEGGGLSAPEKWSALIVDDSASVRTLLNKNFEAANFDVKLFTNGLEAWEGLLAMRNEAKNSGKSITDMLDVIVSDIEMPQMDGYTLTRQIKEDSELSKLPVILFSSLITKGLYHKGEKVKADDQVTKPEFGALTGRAIAQIEKYRAKRAEVL is encoded by the coding sequence ATGAGCGGGAAGGATATACTGCTGGATACGGGGACAAATGAGTTTGAAATAATTGAATTTTATATTGATGAAGCAAAAGCTGATGTCAATGATAAGGATTATTTCGGAATAAATGTTGCCAAAGTTTTGGAAGTTGTTGAGGCCCCGAAGGGACTGGAAGCAGCTGAAGGAGCTCCTCATCCGAGTTATCTGGGAACAATGTCTCTGCGTGATATAATTCTACCGGTGATTGATTTATCGGTGTGGCTGGGGATTGAACGTAAGGAATCAGAATTTCAATTAATTATTGTGACTGAGATTAATTCTGTCATTACCGGTTTTCTTGTCAGCGGAGTGACCCAGATTCACAGGATAGGGTGGACTGACTTAAAGACGCCGAGTAAATATATCGCTGATATGGGCTCAAACTGCATCACAGGGACAATAGATTTGAATGATCGTTTTGTCTTAATGATAGATCTTGAAAAAATTCTTGGTGAGCTTGATCCGAGTATGGCTGAAAATCTGGAAGGAGGAGGTTTGTCGGCTCCTGAAAAGTGGTCAGCACTTATTGTAGATGATTCCGCCTCTGTCCGGACCCTGCTTAACAAAAATTTCGAAGCAGCCAACTTTGATGTTAAACTTTTTACCAATGGCCTTGAAGCGTGGGAAGGATTGCTTGCCATGCGCAATGAAGCAAAGAATAGCGGAAAATCGATTACTGACATGCTTGATGTTATTGTTTCTGATATAGAGATGCCGCAAATGGATGGCTATACGCTTACCCGTCAGATCAAGGAAGATTCTGAATTATCAAAGCTTCCTGTAATTTTGTTTTCTTCGCTGATAACCAAGGGGCTTTATCATAAGGGCGAGAAAGTTAAGGCAGATGATCAGGTTACAAAGCCGGAATTCGGCGCGCTTACAGGGCGGGCTATTGCGCAGATAGAAAAATATAGAGCAAAACGTGCGGAAGTTCTGTAA
- a CDS encoding NAD(P)H-dependent glycerol-3-phosphate dehydrogenase encodes MKIAVIGAGAWGTALANTLARNNHDASLWGRSAELIDEIKKTGRNTIYLPNCDLSKKLKCDCDPAKVMDGAEYFILVVPSQFMRSSLISLKHLFPKNPAIICASKGIELNSGAPMSQVIEEALEGLNPRYGHLSGPTFAYELSAQKPTSIVLGCEDEELGKEVQAFFANNYLRVYTNPDFRGVELGGAIKNVMAIAAGIADGLNFGNNARAALITRGITEMSRLGVAMGANPATFMGLSGLGDLILTCTGDLSRNRQVGLKLGQGLKLSEILKMRMVAEGVKTAESVHTLAKKLGVEMPITEQVYKILYKDKDPDKAVCDLMERDLKPE; translated from the coding sequence ATGAAGATTGCTGTTATTGGTGCCGGAGCGTGGGGTACCGCTTTAGCAAACACGCTTGCCCGGAATAATCATGACGCGAGCCTCTGGGGCAGAAGTGCGGAACTGATTGATGAGATAAAAAAAACTGGCCGCAATACAATATACTTACCGAATTGTGACCTTTCAAAAAAACTCAAATGTGACTGCGATCCTGCAAAAGTCATGGACGGAGCAGAATATTTTATTCTTGTTGTTCCAAGCCAGTTCATGCGCTCATCTTTGATCAGTCTCAAGCACCTCTTTCCTAAAAATCCTGCAATAATCTGCGCCAGCAAGGGAATTGAACTGAATTCAGGCGCACCTATGTCTCAAGTCATTGAGGAAGCTCTTGAAGGACTAAACCCAAGATACGGACACCTTTCAGGGCCGACCTTTGCTTATGAATTAAGCGCGCAAAAACCCACTTCCATAGTTTTGGGATGCGAAGATGAAGAGCTTGGAAAAGAAGTTCAGGCTTTCTTTGCCAATAATTATTTAAGAGTATACACCAATCCAGATTTCCGAGGTGTTGAGCTGGGCGGTGCCATAAAAAATGTTATGGCCATAGCCGCCGGAATAGCTGACGGTCTGAATTTCGGAAACAATGCCAGAGCAGCTCTCATAACTCGAGGTATTACCGAAATGAGCAGACTCGGCGTTGCAATGGGAGCAAATCCCGCAACGTTCATGGGACTGTCCGGACTCGGAGATCTCATACTCACCTGCACCGGAGATCTTTCCCGCAACCGACAAGTCGGCTTAAAACTGGGACAAGGTCTTAAGCTTTCTGAAATCCTTAAAATGAGAATGGTCGCCGAAGGAGTTAAAACAGCAGAATCTGTTCATACTCTAGCTAAAAAGTTAGGCGTTGAAATGCCGATTACCGAACAAGTCTACAAAATACTGTACAAAGACAAAGACCCTGATAAAGCAGTTTGTGACCTGATGGAACGCGACCTTAAACCGGAATAA
- a CDS encoding multiheme c-type cytochrome has product MLKQVIKLVIAGMVITLSVAVAYAAQTTAPFPNLAPKELVVKRGFSKDATNCIECHAKKTPGIVDDWKSGKMAHATVSCYDCHVVEKTSPMASQCEGLKGTKIFISPMVSSKTCSRCHPQEVDQFLKSGHAKLAGNPVIDNKKFIKLMYYYEGAQFIGVKDDAPQSTASRSAGCQMCHGTQVELGPDNKPIKNTWPGGVGTRYPDGSIGTCTVCHTRHKFSIEEARKPEACASCHLGPDHPDIEIYQESKHGQRYAAHGEDWRWDSAPDAWQPGDYEAPTCAVCHMSGIGELSTTHNINERLKWDLMHQKSVIRSGERGDGEKGDELMRQVCVNCHGTTHTNVQRKTLDDAVDLYNTYWDGATKMQKELAEKNLLLIDDPWNDGFQELMYYLWHHCGRRARQGAAMNGPDYAHWHGFFQVFQVYKDMQKIYEYRIKTGKIEDLSHVMSTGPL; this is encoded by the coding sequence ATGTTAAAGCAGGTAATTAAATTAGTGATAGCCGGGATGGTCATAACACTGTCGGTTGCAGTTGCTTATGCTGCACAAACTACGGCTCCTTTTCCAAACCTTGCTCCTAAAGAGCTGGTGGTTAAAAGAGGGTTTTCTAAAGACGCTACAAATTGTATTGAATGTCATGCCAAGAAAACTCCCGGAATTGTTGATGATTGGAAATCAGGGAAAATGGCTCACGCCACAGTATCCTGTTATGATTGTCATGTTGTTGAAAAAACATCACCAATGGCAAGTCAATGCGAAGGGCTTAAAGGAACTAAAATTTTTATTTCCCCGATGGTCTCTTCTAAAACATGTTCCCGCTGCCACCCACAGGAAGTCGATCAGTTCCTGAAAAGCGGACATGCCAAGCTTGCCGGAAATCCGGTCATCGACAACAAAAAATTTATAAAACTGATGTATTACTATGAAGGCGCACAGTTTATCGGAGTAAAAGACGATGCACCTCAAAGCACGGCTTCACGTTCAGCCGGCTGCCAGATGTGTCACGGGACTCAGGTTGAACTTGGACCGGACAACAAACCTATCAAAAACACTTGGCCGGGCGGCGTAGGAACACGTTATCCCGATGGATCAATCGGTACTTGTACTGTGTGCCATACCAGACACAAATTCTCCATCGAGGAAGCCCGGAAGCCGGAAGCTTGCGCCAGTTGTCATCTGGGACCGGACCATCCGGATATTGAAATTTATCAGGAAAGTAAGCACGGTCAACGTTACGCCGCACATGGTGAAGACTGGAGATGGGACAGTGCTCCTGACGCGTGGCAGCCGGGCGACTATGAAGCCCCTACCTGCGCAGTCTGCCATATGAGCGGAATCGGCGAACTGAGTACCACTCATAACATCAATGAACGCCTCAAGTGGGATTTGATGCACCAGAAGAGCGTCATCCGCAGCGGAGAACGCGGAGACGGCGAAAAAGGTGATGAACTTATGCGTCAGGTATGTGTCAACTGCCACGGCACGACTCACACAAATGTCCAACGCAAAACCCTTGATGATGCTGTAGATCTTTACAACACCTATTGGGACGGCGCGACGAAGATGCAAAAAGAACTAGCTGAAAAGAATCTGTTGCTGATTGATGATCCTTGGAACGACGGATTTCAGGAGCTGATGTACTACCTCTGGCACCATTGCGGCAGACGCGCACGCCAAGGCGCAGCGATGAATGGACCGGACTATGCCCATTGGCATGGTTTCTTCCAAGTATTCCAAGTCTACAAAGATATGCAGAAGATTTATGAATACCGAATCAAGACTGGAAAGATCGAAGATCTGTCGCATGTGATGAGCACAGGGCCTCTCTGA
- a CDS encoding cytochrome c3 family protein, translating to MPKNPKPKGGSGFSRRWRWGVATGLLVAVVTVLASGFMIDTTNTDVFCQTCHGMKPFRAAWQQSIHGGENPQGFAAQCVDCHLPHGNFLEYLTTKAITGTSDVIHNFTFNPSEFDWAENAEKNRLKFTYDSACRHCHIKLEPRGVKPGALLAHRAYLYGQTDKKCASCHPHVGHKDMIEMANKFFEKDL from the coding sequence ATGCCGAAAAACCCTAAACCCAAAGGGGGGAGCGGTTTCAGTCGAAGATGGCGTTGGGGAGTTGCAACGGGACTTTTGGTAGCAGTTGTTACGGTGCTTGCATCTGGGTTTATGATAGATACGACAAATACAGATGTTTTCTGTCAAACTTGTCATGGAATGAAACCTTTCAGAGCGGCTTGGCAGCAGTCTATACACGGAGGAGAAAATCCGCAGGGCTTTGCGGCCCAATGTGTAGATTGTCATTTGCCGCATGGAAACTTTCTTGAATATCTGACCACCAAAGCAATCACCGGAACAAGTGACGTAATCCATAACTTCACGTTCAACCCTTCAGAGTTCGACTGGGCCGAAAATGCCGAGAAGAACAGGCTGAAATTCACCTACGACAGCGCATGCAGGCATTGCCACATTAAGCTGGAACCAAGAGGTGTTAAACCTGGAGCTCTTCTCGCCCATCGGGCTTATCTGTACGGACAGACGGATAAGAAATGCGCAAGTTGCCACCCTCATGTCGGTCACAAAGACATGATTGAAATGGCTAACAAGTTCTTTGAAAAGGACTTATGA
- a CDS encoding Lrp/AsnC family transcriptional regulator, with translation MAIKFTEIEENILALAGGTLSESATPYADIAEKVGTDENTVIELLTRLKDEKIIRRFGATLRHQKAGYGANAMVAWRVEADQNPEKIGEQMAKRPEISHCYLRSVFPEWPYNLYTMIHGKGLDDCKKVVSELMAETGITDHCILKSLKELKKTSMKYFEFKKSS, from the coding sequence ATGGCTATAAAATTTACTGAGATTGAAGAAAACATTTTGGCACTTGCAGGTGGAACTCTTTCCGAAAGTGCCACTCCTTATGCTGATATAGCTGAGAAAGTCGGGACTGATGAAAATACAGTTATCGAATTGCTGACTCGTCTTAAAGATGAAAAAATAATTCGCCGTTTCGGTGCCACTCTAAGGCATCAAAAAGCTGGATACGGGGCTAACGCAATGGTTGCGTGGCGTGTGGAAGCTGATCAGAATCCTGAGAAAATCGGCGAACAGATGGCGAAAAGACCGGAAATCAGCCATTGTTATCTGCGTAGTGTTTTCCCTGAGTGGCCTTACAATTTATACACTATGATTCACGGCAAAGGTCTTGATGATTGTAAAAAAGTAGTAAGTGAACTGATGGCGGAAACAGGCATCACCGATCATTGTATCTTGAAAAGTTTGAAAGAACTCAAAAAAACCTCAATGAAATATTTTGAGTTCAAAAAGAGCTCTTAA